Within the Mastacembelus armatus chromosome 23, fMasArm1.2, whole genome shotgun sequence genome, the region aaacaaattttaaattCCTCTGGGGCTCAGTGTCTGAGAGAGCAGCAGGTTTGAAACCAGCAGCCTTTAAAaagagcagcacaaacacactgctgcgCTCttacactgtgtctgtgtctgtgtgtgtgtgtgtgtgcgtgcactgCAGGCTCAGTATTTTGGGGAAATCAGTCTGGGGACTCCGGAGCAGAACTTCTCTGTGGTTTTTGACACTGGCTCCGCGGACCTGTGGGTGCCGTCGTCGTACTGTGTCAGCCAGGCCTGTggtaacacaacacacatacacgcacatgcacacacacacaggacacagtaTGACAGTGAACGACACTGATCcgagtgtgtgtctgagatTTGTGGGTCAGGGCGGCCTCACTCTGGTTTAGTGTTTCTGGCTGATAAGGAGTTcaaggcctgtgtgtgtgtgtgtgtgtgtgtgtgtgtgtgtgtgcgtcttcATGCCAGTCTGTGTTAGAccatcattgtgaggacatGTCTGATCCTTCAAAGGCCTGTTTAAGGGTTCAGGTTTTGGTCAGGGTTACGGTGTCAGGGGCAGGGGCAGGGGGTGTTTAGGTACTGGAGAGTCCTCACAGCTGTAGaaagttctgtgtgtgtgtgtgtgtgtgtgtgtgtgtgtgtgtgtgtgttcgcagTGTTGCACAGAAATTTCAGGGCCTTCAAGTCGACTTCGTTTCATCACGACGGTCGAATGTTTGGGATTCACTACGGATCCGGACACATGATGGGAGTCATGGCCCGAGACACCCTGAAGGTCTGTCTCATTCTGTTCGACACAACAACATCATGTGCAGCTTGATATGTTGGAACACAGCAAAAAATGGACGACTTGGTTCTGAAGTCATGGAAATGTCAAAAAGTCCAAAGTGCAGTTTGTAATAGACTCAAACCAAACCAGCCCCTAGGAAATATCAAAGGTCTGTGAGCAAATGGAGACGCTTGATTTTCTGAAAATCTGACGAAAAGACAAATCCTCAGTAAAAAAGCTGTGAGGGATTTGAAGGTTTGTTGACTCTGTATCAGCAGAAGctgaatttgtattttatgtgcCATGTCCAGGTGGCAAATGTGACCATCCAGAACCAGGAGTTTGGGGAGTCGATCTACGAGCCCGGGACGACATTTGTAATGGCGAGGTTCGACGGAGTTCTGGGGATGGGCTACCCAGCTCTGACTGAAAACCTCGGAAACCCAGTTTTCGACAACATGTTGGTGCAGAAGACCCTGGACGAGCCCGTCTTCTCCTTCTACCTCAGCAGGTGTGACCTGAGTTCAGGGATTCAGTGTGACAACATGAACACTGGGAGCTCACCAGTACAGCCAGTTTAGGGCTTTTGATTCTTCTTATTTGTTGTCCCTGCAGGAGGACTGGCAACGGCAGCCTGGAAGGGGAACTGTTGCTGGGAGGAATAGATGAGGAGTTGTATGATGGACAAATCAACTGGCTCCCTGTGACTGCAAAGGCATACTGGCAGATTAAGATCGACAGGTTTCCCACGTGTTTTCAATACTGCGATTCAATATATCTATATaatctataaataaatatgtatagaTTCATTATTTCAGTCTTAACCCAAGGTAAAGTTTGGACTTTTTGCTGATGTCAATGTAAAAAGTATATTTGGGATTTGAAGGTGTGATTTTGGTGCTCTGACCACGTCCAACACCTCAGTTAATAATAAATACTGTGCATTGCAGTACATGCAGcagccactagatggcagagtaaacacacacacacctacagtcTCTGTAGAGTTGAAACCATGAGTGAACTAATCAGTGGTACTTTCTTATCACAGCCAATCACaacgttgtgtgtgtgtctgtacgtTTCAGTGTAGCGGTGCAGGGTGAGAGTGTGTTTTGTCCTCGTGGTTGCCAGGCGATCGTCGACACAGGAACCTCTCTCATCACTGGGCCGACCAATGACATCCTCTTCTTGCAGCAGCTGATTGGAGCCACACCCACAAACACTGGCGAGGTTAAAGAAAATCTCACATCTGCTTGTTTATCTGTGAAATCTGCCAACATGTCATGTGACCTTgacctctctgtgtgtttcagtttcttATCAACTGTGCCAGGTTGACCAGTCTGCCTCAGGTGACTTTCGTCCTGGGGGGGAAGGAGTACACTCTGACCGCTGAGCACTACGTTAGGAAGGTAAGTGTCTCTCCTGCCTTTGGTCTCcttcatctgtgtctgtttatggACTAAGATCTTGCAGAAAGCATGAACTTTGACCTCCTGGGCCTAAAAGAGTCTCAGGTTTAGGTCTTTGACAGAGGTGACTGAACTTCAGATGCACTGAGGCCTCAGATATGGAACAGTCTGACCACTAGACCGTTGTTTGTCTGCATAATGCATCTTATTCCATTGCTCAGTGATAGTTTTTATATCCTTTTTGTGTCCTTGTGTAGAACGTATTGTCCTGCACATGATATATGTTGATCAGTCCTGTATCACAATGATACTTTACATTTTCCTTTAtactgacaaataaaaaaaaaggactcTGGTATTTGATGATGATTTCTTCTGTAAATGtggacacatttatttatttatttgtctaatCTCCAGGAGATGCTTGAAGATAAGGAGCTGTGTTTCAGTGGTTTCCAGGCCGTGGACATGGCCTCCTCTCAGGGCCCCATGTGGATTCTGGGAGACGTATTTCTCAGACAGTACTACAGCGTCTTCGACCGAGGACAGGACCGCGTCGGCTTTGCTCCAGCTAGACACATAACCGAAGAATAACCGCTGACAACTCTGTGACGAGTAAATACACCAATCAAAGAGAGTCAAACAGCGTTTTGTAATTCTTCCAAAGGCTCCAGCACAGATAGCATGTGTTAGCAACGAGCTAGTGCCACAGAGCTTTAGCTACCACTCAGTCCCTTGAGCACAGCAGGCACAGAGCTCTGTTATTGGCTGCAGTGATCAAATGATTTATTTCTAGTGACATATTGATGTTCAGTGTTtcgtttaaaaaaataaagattgtttaattattatgtcatttacatttacaaaaacagaagcatCACATGACAGATGTGTTTGTTCAGGATCCTGGAGCCAGACCTGAAGTGCGTCCAGCTGTAGTTCCTCTAACGGCCACTAGATGGCGTTCAAGCAAACTCTGATTGTATTTAAGTGGATGCAAAACCACCACCATGTTTTTCCACAGCAGGCACAGCTCTTCTACATTATCTAAGGTGCACTCATTATCCCCCGTTAAGACGCAAAGTGCAGCACCTTTACAGTCATGGTGGTAATTGGTGCTTGTTCCCACCCATTCGCActgaatttcacttttttaagCTCATAATTTGATTAGGTTACGCTTCAGAACCTTCTTTCAGGTCATTGAGTTTCCAAAGTATGGACTTCAGTGTTTCTCCTCAGTTAACTGGTCAGGGAGGGTTAGAGTTGAACCTTTTCACCTTCAGCCCCAGTTTCTTCTGGGACCTGAAACGGTGCACGGCCTCTTTTTGGCCACCAGCTGAGCATTAGGGGAAACACTGAACTTTTCATACTGGGGAAACACCATGGCCAGTTCTGAGACTGGTTCTGTTTGGTCTCGCTGGACAGTGTTATGTTACTGTGCCATTGGATTGGATTTCTTTTCTGAACTCTCCGACTGAGAGTGGGTGTTCTTCTCGTCCTCCTCCCCTGCTACTCCCTGGAAGGCGTTGTCGTCGTACTCAGAGTCAGGGAGGTGCAGACTGTCTTTTGGTGGACCGGGGGATCGTCGGTATTGGAATTGAGCAAGGCCTCGTGTCCGCTTTCCCAGGGCCTTGGGGCTTGGCAGGCTGTGGATGGATGTCTTTGACGTTTGCCTGGTGAGCTGGAGCGACAAATAGCGCTCCCGTGGCTGGGCTGGTGGGGGGCTCAGGGTATCGAACGCCATCCACCGAAACTCCTTGGGTCCCATTTGAGTGCAACAGGTCGCAGAGTGTGGCCTGGAAATACAAAGGACGGGCAGGGTTTGAAGAAGCAtattaacaaaacaaagtggGACAAATGAGTGTAAACCCAGTCATGATACTTTGAGCAGCATGGAATTAATTACTTTCGCTCCATAGTGGGAGAAAGATCCAGCCCGTTCCGACCGGAACACTCACTGCAGTGGATGTTACTGGACAGACTGACATGAAGCTGCGGTAAAGAATCGGAGGCCGAGCTTTCAGTGGAGGGATGGCTGCTGTTGACCTCCTTTAGGGTGGACAAGGTGTCCGAGGAAGGAGGGGGCATGAAAGAGAAAGGTGGAACCATCTCCTCTGCACCTGGTTTGACCCTGGGTGGAAAACATAAAGATCATCCCTATGACTCACGTGAGTTATGAAAGTGGTGAGCCGCTGTGCCTGGACAGAAACTGACCTGTGTGGGCCAATACTGTTCCTCGGGTCTGGGGAAACGTTCCCTGATATGGCACAACTGTGCCGTTTGAAGCTGGGTTTAGGATGCCGGAGGTCCGGAGGATCCTGAACGCTCAGCAGCCGGCAGACTCGACCAAGAACCTGCAACATTTAAAGAAAGTAGTTCTGAAAAAATAAGCAGATTCTGTGGACAGAAAACTCCTAAACCGGATGAGAAGAACTGAAGCAACTGGTTTTAtttaacaaagaagaaaaatccaTGAAGTtctatacatttttacattttattcatatGTATTTCTCAAAGTTTAATGAGCATCTGGGTCTGCTCAGCGGACTTTGGTCTCTATAAAAACATCTTCTTACCGATTCTTGGCGCCACGGGGAAATGGAGCCCTGCCGTCCAGGAAGACCATCACTGATGTCGACCTCGTCCAACTGCAGGATGTCAGAGAGTCTGAAAGAGACGATGGACAAACATGACTGATCCCTAACTAGACAAATACACtgaagacaacaacaacaacagcctgATTGGTTGAGGTCCTTCagtgtataataataaatatgtgtCTGCTTGCTGACCCCATGTCGGTGGTGGAGCCGAGGAATGATGGGATGCAGGAGTCGGCAGCAGCCAGCGTGTACGGCGGGCGGGCGTCACTGTCGTTCCAGTACATGTCTTTGGTCATGGTAGGAAGATTCATATGCATTTCATCCACAGCCAGCAGAGACACCTGGAGGGACAGGAAGTGACCAGAATGAAAGGACTCGTTTTAAGAAAGACATTCGTTACTTACAGCacctgattaaaaaaacatcacttcGTGTCTGATGTTTGGTTGGATGTTTGTCTCGTCTGTACTGGTTTCCAGTCGACTTTCTTCACGTTGCTCAGAGGAATATGCTGGTTTAGGAGGGCTtgttaacatttgctaattttagtcattttttaagCAAATACACAGATTTGATGCTTCTCGGTGTCATATCACAGATTTAAATAGAAGGGGTCCGTCTGGATTTTGGACTGTTGCTCTCAGAAAACACGgtgacagacaaaacaatgaatgcaTTAACTAGGGAAGTAAATTATAATGAAACTAACCATTGGCTGCAGCCTTAGTTTGCTTTGCATTAGTTTCTTTGCTGTGATCAACACctgtgctttaaaaataagAGGTAAGATGAGAAATGTTCCTGTGCATATTTTTGGAACATGGCTGATGGAGACAGACGTGAGGTCCTGTCTGACTTCCAGGCTGAAGACCCCCCCAACACACTTTCTCACAGTTTCTTTAAGGTTCTGTGTGTGagcgctgtgattggctgcagaCCTGAAGGCTCCTGTCGATGACCCAATTCACTTCAAAGTCGTCATCGTCCTCCCCGAACGGATTGATCAGCTGCTCTGCGACCTGCCAGCAAGGTGCAAAGCAAAGATGTGACTTCACACAGGTTTTCCCGCAGCCTGTTTCTCTGAGGATCAGCTACTTTCAGCTGAATTTCTTCTGGACTTGAGACAAACTTTAAATCTATAGTGCCCCCACCTGAGAGCCTCTTTTCTGCTGCCCTGGCTCCTACAGTCCTGCTGACTCACATCCACAGAGTCAGTTATTAATAACTTTATGAGCTGTGTTATTAATGTAACAGGAGAAGCTAAGAGAAGGAAAACAGGTCGACCACGACTGTGTTTACATCTTTCAGGTGTAAAAGAACTgattcaaactttttttttgaatgtgtcCGTGTTGGTTTCTCAtttggtcttttcatgtgttaaaaataagaaaaatgttattCTGTAATTGTACCAGTGTCATATTTCCCAACTAGTTTCCTGGAAACTTTCAACATCATTTCCTAGAAATTTGCCAGAAAGCCTGATGCCGTTAGGTGCATTATTTGCTCACTTCGTATAttcaagctttaaaaaaaaataccagatTATGTGACAGATACATGGAAAATGGTTCATAAACAGACGACCAACAAAAACTCACGGAGCAGAGCTGTGAAGCAAAGTGACTCTGTGGTGATTAAGCCTGTTAGTCTTTCTAGGATCTTCTGTTGGTTTAGTCCTTTCTCAGAAATattcaaaaaaaacaactgattgTTTATGGAAAAGATGTGCACCTTCAACCAGCCGGCGTagaagaagaactgcagcagggTGAAGACGGGGATGTAAAGGTCGAGGTCGTGACCTTGGTATCCCTGAGTGGGGTCCAGGAACTGTCGACCAATCAGACTGGCTAAGAAAAAGGTGTAGACAGCGAGAGTGACAACCTGCAGAGACGGAGAGGGAGAGCTCTGATTTGGTTACAGGGGCGATGATACCTGAGCTGGATCAGTGTGATTTTTTAATGTTGTCGGGACAGATGTGGGACTGACCTGAGTGTACACCAGTGGGACGCCCACCCAGTCATAGCCGAAGAGAGTTGAGCACCAAGCCCTCAAGCCATTTATCTCCTAAACACAAAGAAGACAGAGATCTGAAAGGGTTGCCAGGTTGGCATCAGCTGCCAAGTCCAGATTTCTGTAGCTCAACAGGTTGATTGGAACTGAGACTCAGCACCCTCTGGGGAGTGAGGCGGGTGTCACGTTACCCACATGTCTGACATTTGCAGGATGTGAAGTGTGTGTTCAGGGGTTAAGAGCCTTTATCTCTAACAGGACATGTCTGTGCTGTAATGGGACACGTCCCATAATGCACTGGGGCCCACAGCAGTGACAGGATCGGTACAAATGTGTTGTTGTAAAGACGTTAACTGCTGAGGTCGCACTTATAAAACTGCTCaggtttcatttttccttttggaAGCTAAACTATGCTGCCTCAGATAACATCATGCACACGGAATGTTTGGACAcggaatataaaatatttagtgtAATCCCACGTCACATTGAGAAGGTTCTGCAGGTCAATGCTGTCTTGGATGCGTCCTTCCTCCCGAGCTTTGGACGCCAGGTTGCAGAACCAGACCACAGGGATCCAGTACTTCAGGTGAGGAGAGCGGATGTTTTCATACATCTTCCTTTCCTCTGGAGTCATAAaccctgcagacagacagacagacagacctgGAACCTCTAgggcaaaaacaaataaaggctGTGGATCTCGGTGTCTTTATATCCTGACAGACAAATCTCTGCACTGTGGTGTCTGTTTTTTAACCAGAAGGATGAGAAACACAGGTCACCACCatcagctctgctctgctgacacaaaatgacaacaaacagacataaaaatcCCACAAAGACACGTAAAAGCAGCACAAAGGCCCTGACCTGCCTCGACCACGTGTTCAATGGTCGGGAATCGTTTGCAGACAGCTCTGCTCACAGAGCGGAAGATGAGCACCGACGTCAGATTAACGTAACGCATTAAAGTCCGACGCAGCAGGCGGCCATATTCATCTTTACCTTTAACACAGCTGGAGGAAGAACAGCAcaataaatatgtgtatttacagCGAGTGTCTAAGTGATCAACACAACAATGGATCAATCATTacaatccaataatatcagatactgTAAtttgaaatgggccattctgcacaatgagtacttttactttggataccTCAAGTACATTTGGACGCTGGTACTACAGAAATGGTTAAACATGGAGCTACAGTGCAGAACGTGTATTTGTTGAAACAcgtatgttttattgtgaagagCTGTGTGAATGTACCTGGAGATGTGGATCATGAGTCTGTCAGGCCACGGCAGGTTCACAAACTGATTCCACCATCGATTCACCACCAGCGTCACATAAAAACCTGAAACACAAACCGATAAACAGCATAAACACCAGCCGAGCAGTTTCCCCCTGGTTCCGGTCTTTACGGTGACTGGTATACTGGTTTTTTAAGGAATTTCACTTTCAGCTCAGGTTCATTTCTACAGGTGTCACTCAAACACATGTAGAAGCTAAATATCATTTCTCATGGAGCGTTTGATGTTCGGCCCCGGCAGAGGAGGTGCTGAGGCTGGGGCTTGGTTCGGGCGGGTTCTTCATGATGCTGAGGGTCTTACTGGTGCGTCGTGTCCCGTGGATCAGTTGGCTGAGGTCACGGTTTGTTGTGATGTCTTACCAGAGTGTGATGCAGGCGGTCAGGGTGGCAGTGCCCTCAATGGTTAGTGAGAATCTTGAACGAGTACTTTCTGTTTTGGGCCCTAACCCACCACTTAGGCCAAACCCTCTGTTTATCACACACACGTGTCAATATAGGGGTCTTCTGATCCTCTTTAGGACCCACCAAGATTCCCAGGCACCAGAGACGTGTCCTTatcatgtgttttatgttaTACAAAGGAGGCCTGTAGTCCACTCAGGACCAGTCACCACACTCACTGTTAGTTACACACCAATCACTACAGGTTCATCATGCCCTGCAGAGTTTAAATGCACTTCAGAGGGAAACCAGGTTGTGGTAACACACGAGGACTGCAGGTGGTAGTGAGTGATCCTGTGAGCTTTACACAGACGGTAAACAGTGAGACGTACCCAGGACGAAGGTGACGGGGATCTGCTCTGCATATGTTTCACAGTATAAGGAAAGTTTCTCGAACAATCTCTTCTGATGTTCAGAGAAGAAGAAcctggaggacagaggagacagacGCTCAGGCATCACTTCCTTTTCCCCAGCTTTCGTCTTTCTCTCCAAATAAAGGCTTCAGAGTAACAGTGTCGTACTGTGTAGTGTTACTACTGAGTCTCATGAAAATACACAGACCCAatccaacaaaaacatcatGTCTGTCTAGTTTCCATGttgtccagtgtgtgtgtttgagggagaCCTGTACACGACGCTGAGGAAGGTGTAGAGCAGGACGAACAGGGCGAACTCTCGGTACAGCAGCTTGTAGATGCTTCCTTTCCAGCGCAGCAGCAGCCGGTGGAAACCGAAGAAGCTGGCGTTGGCAACTTTA harbors:
- the nots gene encoding nothepsin, translated to MWRLLLVLVCGTSSALVRVPLRRVSSIRTQLRASGELEAFLKGHHPDTFNRRYAQCFPPGTPSLRLGRSSERIYNFMDAQYFGEISLGTPEQNFSVVFDTGSADLWVPSSYCVSQACVLHRNFRAFKSTSFHHDGRMFGIHYGSGHMMGVMARDTLKVANVTIQNQEFGESIYEPGTTFVMARFDGVLGMGYPALTENLGNPVFDNMLVQKTLDEPVFSFYLSRRTGNGSLEGELLLGGIDEELYDGQINWLPVTAKAYWQIKIDSVAVQGESVFCPRGCQAIVDTGTSLITGPTNDILFLQQLIGATPTNTGEFLINCARLTSLPQVTFVLGGKEYTLTAEHYVRKEMLEDKELCFSGFQAVDMASSQGPMWILGDVFLRQYYSVFDRGQDRVGFAPARHITEE
- the LOC113142274 gene encoding bestrophin-3-like isoform X2; amino-acid sequence: MTVTYSSKVANASFFGFHRLLLRWKGSIYKLLYREFALFVLLYTFLSVVYRFFFSEHQKRLFEKLSLYCETYAEQIPVTFVLGFYVTLVVNRWWNQFVNLPWPDRLMIHISSCVKGKDEYGRLLRRTLMRYVNLTSVLIFRSVSRAVCKRFPTIEHVVEAGFMTPEERKMYENIRSPHLKYWIPVVWFCNLASKAREEGRIQDSIDLQNLLNEINGLRAWCSTLFGYDWVGVPLVYTQVVTLAVYTFFLASLIGRQFLDPTQGYQGHDLDLYIPVFTLLQFFFYAGWLKVAEQLINPFGEDDDDFEVNWVIDRSLQVSLLAVDEMHMNLPTMTKDMYWNDSDARPPYTLAAADSCIPSFLGSTTDMGLSDILQLDEVDISDGLPGRQGSISPWRQESVLGRVCRLLSVQDPPDLRHPKPSFKRHSCAISGNVSPDPRNSIGPHRVKPGAEEMVPPFSFMPPPSSDTLSTLKEVNSSHPSTESSASDSLPQLHVSLSSNIHCSHTLRPVALKWDPRSFGGWRSIP
- the LOC113142274 gene encoding bestrophin-3-like isoform X1, which gives rise to MTVTYSSKVANASFFGFHRLLLRWKGSIYKLLYREFALFVLLYTFLSVVYRFFFSEHQKRLFEKLSLYCETYAEQIPVTFVLGFYVTLVVNRWWNQFVNLPWPDRLMIHISSCVKGKDEYGRLLRRTLMRYVNLTSVLIFRSVSRAVCKRFPTIEHVVEAGFMTPEERKMYENIRSPHLKYWIPVVWFCNLASKAREEGRIQDSIDLQNLLNEINGLRAWCSTLFGYDWVGVPLVYTQVVTLAVYTFFLASLIGRQFLDPTQGYQGHDLDLYIPVFTLLQFFFYAGWLKVAEQLINPFGEDDDDFEVNWVIDRSLQVSLLAVDEMHMNLPTMTKDMYWNDSDARPPYTLAAADSCIPSFLGSTTDMGLSDILQLDEVDISDGLPGRQGSISPWRQESVLGRVCRLLSVQDPPDLRHPKPSFKRHSCAISGNVSPDPRNSIGPHRVKPGAEEMVPPFSFMPPPSSDTLSTLKEVNSSHPSTESSASDSLPQLHVSLSSNIHCSECSGRNGLDLSPTMERKPHSATCCTQMGPKEFRWMAFDTLSPPPAQPRERYLSLQLTRQTSKTSIHSLPSPKALGKRTRGLAQFQYRRSPGPPKDSLHLPDSEYDDNAFQGVAGEEDEKNTHSQSESSEKKSNPMAQ